TAATCATATGAATTAAAGTCATCTCGGCATTATAAACTTACCCatgtaaacaaaacaaaatgtttGAAGCAAGTGTTGAGATGAGCTTCTTCCTTCAAACTCACAATCTTCTGGAAGTGTGAGTGGTAGATGTGTGCATATACACGGAACAATCGCTTAAAAATTGTCTTGACAACATCATGGAAATTGGATGGAAAGGGTGACCCTGCAGCAAATAACACTTAGATAAGGTGATCCTTGTAGCACATTATAGTTAGAATAAAACAAAGTGCTTTGATCAAAAAGTGCAACACTAACTCTCCATCGAGAGACATTACTCACCCAAATTTTGAGGAAAAATTGATTCATCATCTAGCTGAGCTTCAACCCAATCCATCAAATACTCAACATATTTTGGAGCAGACACCTCTATTGGTTTTTTAATAGTAACTCCATCAGCCCATCTATACTCGTATCTGTGGAAAGTATAACCAAATTAGTACTTGTGTGAAGTAGAAAAAAAGTAGTACCTGTGTCATGAATATAAGCACGAAGAAGGAGACCTTCTTATCAGTAGAGGCAATGAAAATTTTctcattcaaatttgaatttgaagccaaaaagaatattaatttcCTCCTTCAACAATGCTTACATTTTTAACCATTCCTGAAAATATCTCCATTTGTCCAGTAGACCTTCCCATATGTAtctttttaacttaaaaatgtTCTTCTGATACAACTGCAGATTTACTGCTCTGCAATCTGCCTGCATATACCTCCCATTATCCACTTTATGACTCTCTTAGTGAAACTGAAAAATCTTGATTAACCATTTCATTCGTGAACTccccccaaccccccccccccccccccccccctttttaaaaaatcctttccccccaccaaaaaccaaaacaactgTAGCAACTAAATGAGGAGCATGAATATTGGATAGACCTAAACAATTTCAAGCCAAGCTGGTCAAGAAATCTTGCAGGAATCAAGTGATACATATAAATctggaaaaggaaaatgatatgcGGAGCCCATCCTGAACACAAAGTAGTGAATAATGATGTTACTATGTACATCAAGACTCGTGTAATAAAGCAGTTGACATTTTATTATCTCCCTGACATGCTAATCTGTAGGTGTTAGCATTTCAAAAGAATTTTCAAAGGATCTTGACAACAACATAAAGCACCAGTGGTTTAAGGCTTATGAAAAATACTTTGGTCCTGCAGACATTGTTGGACAGTTGAGCGACGTACAGAATTCCGTCAGGGTACCATACAGAATGTTCACTTGGTTGAAGAAGTCTACCGCTGTAACAGGAGAATATTGGtgtataaaagtaaaattagaaGTTAACCTTaacaagaggaaaaagaaaataaaacttgcaAAACTCATGTTGCAGTTGATTCTTACATATATCATGCGTGCACAGACACACCCACTCAAACAGTCACATACATATCCTATATGTGTTTCATTTATGATTACCATTTACGGCTAGCCACTCGTTCATATCTTCTCCAGGAGGTAGCCGTACAGCTTCCCTCAAGTTGCCACTACCCAAGGTTGAATCAATGTGTTTTTGAAGTTGAGCTCCCTGTATTTATAGATGAGAGATACATTGCATGAGCCAACAATAAAGGAGAACTATCAACAGAGAGATTAGCAATAACTCCACCTAACCAGGATGACAAAAACCAACCTTGCTTCCGGAGGGAGCATTCTTTTTTGGACGGAATGTTTTCTGGTTCCTGCATAAATTGAAGTTTGACGATATTTAGCAATCCAGACAGAAATAACAGAAAAGCCAAAACTTCAAAATTTAAGTGGAAATACTAGGTGCTTTTATAGCCAAACAAATCACCAGATGCAGCAGTAAACatattaaaatcattataaaatatCAGAAGACGAAATTCCCTATAATAGCCATACGAATACAACAATATTGGAAGCAGGAAGTCTGTGCAATTAGATGTACAACCCTGTTGCGTATTTTGTTTTCCTAAATGTTAAAGTTAACCCCTTAACATCATCTGCAGCAGACAATTAGATAAAGCCTCAAGATGACTGGGAATTATGATCTAAACTTATAATTACAACGATGAAAAGTGGATAGGCATACTAAAATGCGATATCTCTGTCTTGATTCAACAgctctgcatatatatatttttcaaaaaacgagtaagataattttatctaatagGAAATAGGGTGTTACCCTAGCCAGGATGTACAAGAGATCCACCGAACGAGCACATGGAAAGGGAGCTTGAAATTAAGGACATTATTTGCGTTTCTAACGTGACGAGAACAGTTCAAGATTCCTAGGGGTTCATGATGTTCTGAACAGCAGTAAATTTCATGTCAtggaattaaattttttttatatataataatcttaAAAAGCCACCGAGACACACAAGTAAGCAGCTTTTGGGTGTTTCCTAAGCCATGCACAAACCTCAGTAAACGCCAGCTTAGGTATGTCACAGCAACATGCCATACATAAACGAATCGTTTTTGACATTAAAGTTCACAGAATTGCAGATTCTATCTCATCCAGTAGCAACTATTatgccaaaaagaaagaaaagtccGGTATTCCTATAATCAGCGAAGAATCCATGATGCTTtcccacaaaataaaaatgggaTTGTCTTCATATGGTCTTAAAATTATCCAAACATGTAGAAACTAATAATAAACTCGAAGTGCATGTCCcagaaagagaagaaatttaagaaaagGTAAGTTAAAAGATGAATACCTGCTTCCAAGACCGAAGAGACTCATGGCGTCTGTCGCTCTCACTCTCGCTAGATTTCAAGAGCGAGAAAGCAGGACAAAATGTTGAACAAAGATGCACATGAATCGGCAGAGGCTTTTCCATCATGTttatatacataatacatataGCAAGAGAGAGacagtttgagagagagagagtgaaagtaCAGACTGGCATTGGAGACGTCAAGCAATTTCTCTCTCGCTCCTAAAGCCAGCCAAGCTCCTTCCATTTGCCAACCTGTTCACCCGGTTGATTTCTTCACTCTGAAGAGTAGttcttttactattttacccCTTTGTTTATATCCTCCATTTTCGTTGAGAATGTCTGTCTTGGCCTCCTTATTCCTAGCTTTGAGATCATAAAATACCTTTTTCAAAGCAAAAGTGACTGACTCTTTTCAAAGGATTTCATTTACTTAATATTGATCAAAAATCTGTTTGGATGTTCAAAAACAACATGCGTAAGTTAGCATGGAAAAACATTCCTCATACTTTTGGCATTTTGCCCAAATCTGATGGCCTTAAATAAGTGAGAGATTGATGCATAAACTCGTTTAGATTTAAAGATGATacgagataattttagataaaagttaaataaaatattattaaaatattattttttaatattgttattattttaaaatttaaaaaaattaaattatttattatattttataaaaaaaattacaataataaaataagataaaataaaataatctttaatCCAATCTAACTCTGAGTCTTACACGATTGTTGTTATAACATGATACCAAGAAACATAAAGATTGAAAAGATGAAACatccatttaaaataaaaaataaaaaacattttatagGAAACTTATCCTTTAAGCAAATGTCactagttttgaaaaggatgtgAGAATTTTAATGTCATGCTCAAAATGGTAAGCATCTTAGCTGTAGGCATTAGAATATGGATCAGCGGCATATTTAATTTGGTCCAATCAAGTTGCCAGTTGGGCTGAATCGGATCATTCATAGAGGAGTCATCATTATCAAATCTTACTTTCCCACCTTTCCAAACTGGACATGCCTATCTATAACCTAAATCCACCTTTCTTTCAACGCAAATATTCCCACACTACAGACAAAATGTTTCAACTTGATCCCCTCCCTCGAGATTTATTATTCTTCTTATATCCGGAAATTACTAGTGCATCTTTGTTGGACGGAAATATTTACATTTTTGTCCTTTATGCCTCCTTTGAATctctattttacatttttatcttttcatcTTCTATGTGCCTATTTGTTTATAAATGCAAACACTCACTCTCTATCTATTCTAATTCTACTAAATAATCTACAAGTTTGCATACTTCATACCATCTCAGAGCTTTGCTTAAAGTTGGCAAATTGCTGTCGAATGAGTAGAAACT
This is a stretch of genomic DNA from Carya illinoinensis cultivar Pawnee chromosome 3, C.illinoinensisPawnee_v1, whole genome shotgun sequence. It encodes these proteins:
- the LOC122304286 gene encoding MOB kinase activator-like 1A, with the translated sequence MSLFGLGSRNQKTFRPKKNAPSGSKGAQLQKHIDSTLGSGNLREAVRLPPGEDMNEWLAVNAVDFFNQVNILYGTLTEFCTSLNCPTMSAGPKYEYRWADGVTIKKPIEVSAPKYVEYLMDWVEAQLDDESIFPQNLGSPFPSNFHDVVKTIFKRLFRVYAHIYHSHFQKIVSLKEEAHLNTCFKHFVLFTWEFRLIDKGELAPLRDLVESILQL